The following coding sequences are from one Bacillus kexueae window:
- a CDS encoding transposase, whose translation FEYNNGFIEGLNNQTKVIKRNAFGFKRYDRFRLKILLHHQLKSYDIQVG comes from the coding sequence CTTTGAATATAACAACGGATTTATAGAAGGATTAAACAATCAAACAAAAGTAATTAAACGGAATGCGTTTGGGTTTAAACGTTATGATCGCTTCCGATTAAAGATATTATTACATCATCAATTGAAATCGTATGATATTCAAGTGGGGTGA
- a CDS encoding CheR family methyltransferase: protein MTDRDYLQFIENIKRKTGIDLSLYKEAQMKRRLISLYEKKGYQSFQSFYQGMEKDPDLFKQFLDRMTINVSEFFRNFNRWKVFEETILSSFLKKRNQLKIWSAACSTGEEPYTIAMIASKHVPLSSVKILATDIDENAIAKAKQGQYASRSLQEVPADIKAKYFDTEGDHFVVKKEIKQAVTFKRHNLLADKFDEGFDIIVCRNVLIYFTEEAKQGLYTKFARSLNDDGVLFVGSTEQIFNAEQFGLKSIETFFYQKNT, encoded by the coding sequence GTGACTGATAGGGATTATTTGCAATTCATTGAAAACATTAAGCGTAAAACAGGTATCGACTTAAGTTTATATAAAGAAGCACAAATGAAAAGAAGACTCATTTCCCTCTATGAAAAGAAAGGATATCAATCTTTTCAATCGTTTTATCAAGGAATGGAAAAAGACCCAGATTTATTCAAGCAATTTTTGGACCGCATGACCATAAACGTTTCTGAATTTTTCCGTAATTTCAATCGATGGAAAGTATTTGAAGAAACGATTCTTTCGTCGTTTCTTAAGAAGCGAAATCAGTTAAAAATATGGAGTGCCGCCTGTTCTACAGGGGAAGAGCCTTATACGATTGCGATGATAGCATCAAAACATGTCCCTCTAAGCTCAGTTAAAATCTTAGCAACAGATATTGATGAAAATGCGATCGCTAAAGCAAAACAAGGACAATACGCTTCAAGGTCATTACAAGAAGTTCCTGCAGATATTAAGGCAAAATATTTTGATACTGAGGGAGATCATTTTGTTGTTAAAAAGGAAATAAAGCAAGCTGTTACGTTTAAAAGACATAACCTACTTGCTGATAAATTTGATGAAGGCTTTGATATTATTGTGTGCAGAAATGTACTAATCTATTTCACTGAAGAAGCTAAACAAGGATTGTATACTAAATTTGCGCGTTCTTTAAACGATGATGGAGTGTTGTTTGTAGGAAGTACTGAGCAAATTTTTAATGCTGAGCAATTTGGTTTGAAGTCCATTGAAACGTTTTTCTATCAAAAGAACACTTGA
- the aroC gene encoding chorismate synthase has translation MRYLTAGESHGPQLTTIVEGVPAGLPLLAEDINENLARRQKGYGRGRRMQIEKDQVQIVGGVRHGKTLGSPIALVVENRDWKHWTNIMGIEPLDETEEKEVKRQISRPRPGHADLNGAIKYGHRDMRNVLERSSARETTVRVAAGAVAKKVLAELGIKIVGYVKEIGGVKARDVNYPIEEISELTEQSEVRCADPEVEQKMKDAIDEAKKNGDSIGGIVEVVVEGVPAGVGSYVHYDRKLDAKIAQAIVSINAFKGVEFGIGFEAARKFGSEVHDEIAWNDQEGYYRKTNRLGGFEGGMTTGMPIVVRGVMKPIPTLYKPLQSVDIETKETFEASIERSDSCAVPAAAVVAEAVVAWEVANAIVEQFGVDRMDVIKENIERLKAYAREF, from the coding sequence ATGAGATATTTAACAGCAGGAGAATCACACGGACCACAATTAACAACGATTGTTGAAGGAGTTCCAGCTGGACTCCCTTTATTAGCAGAAGATATTAATGAGAACTTAGCGCGTCGTCAAAAAGGTTATGGCCGTGGTAGAAGGATGCAAATTGAAAAAGACCAAGTGCAAATTGTTGGTGGCGTTCGCCATGGAAAGACGTTAGGCTCTCCAATAGCACTCGTTGTAGAAAACCGTGATTGGAAACATTGGACAAATATTATGGGGATTGAACCGCTAGATGAAACTGAGGAAAAAGAAGTGAAAAGGCAAATTTCGCGACCTCGACCAGGACATGCCGATTTAAATGGGGCAATCAAGTATGGACATCGAGACATGCGAAATGTTTTAGAGCGATCATCAGCGCGTGAGACAACGGTTCGTGTGGCCGCTGGAGCCGTAGCGAAGAAGGTATTAGCAGAGTTAGGGATAAAAATTGTTGGGTATGTAAAAGAAATTGGAGGAGTCAAGGCACGAGATGTCAATTATCCAATTGAAGAAATTAGCGAATTGACAGAGCAATCAGAAGTAAGATGTGCAGACCCTGAAGTAGAACAAAAAATGAAAGATGCAATTGACGAAGCGAAGAAAAACGGTGACTCAATTGGAGGTATAGTAGAAGTTGTCGTAGAAGGGGTGCCAGCTGGTGTAGGCAGTTACGTCCATTATGATCGAAAACTTGACGCGAAAATTGCACAGGCCATTGTAAGCATTAACGCTTTTAAAGGCGTTGAATTTGGTATCGGCTTTGAAGCAGCAAGAAAATTTGGAAGTGAAGTACACGATGAGATTGCATGGAATGACCAGGAAGGCTACTATCGAAAAACGAACCGATTAGGAGGCTTCGAAGGTGGTATGACAACAGGTATGCCAATCGTCGTGAGAGGGGTCATGAAACCAATACCGACTTTATACAAACCTCTTCAAAGTGTAGATATTGAGACGAAAGAAACATTTGAAGCAAGTATTGAACGTTCAGATAGCTGTGCTGTTCCTGCTGCTGCAGTGGTTGCTGAAGCTGTAGTTGCTTGGGAAGTTGCAAATGCGATTGTTGAGCAGTTCGGGGTTGATCGAATGGACGTCATTAAAGAAAATATTGAACGGTTAAAAGCTTATGCGAGGGAATTTTAA
- the aroB gene encoding 3-dehydroquinate synthase — MKTLKVRTKSRTYPVYIGEGITGQLHDFLKEINLSPSRIMVMTDEVVLSYYESYIQEASKQLDCPVHFFVIPNGESQKSFERYYEAQTFALEKGLDRKSAILAIGGGVIGDLAGFVAATYMRGIPFIQIPTTLLAHDSAVGGKVAINHPLGKNMIGAFHQPHAVLFDVSYLKTLPLKEWRSGFAEVIKHGLIQNKSFVEELEEEIHSLQTITMKQAMYCIEIGISIKAHIVEQDEQEEGVRAFLNFGHTLGHAIEASLGYGKITHGEAVTIGMLFALYVSEKVYGIDLCYDKWKSWFNILGYPTTIPAHITNEQLVTKMTSDKKAIEGQIRFVLLKAISEPIVTPIQTKEILTLLDEWRMEESQ; from the coding sequence ATGAAAACCTTAAAAGTTCGGACGAAAAGCCGTACATATCCTGTATATATTGGTGAGGGAATTACCGGTCAATTACATGATTTTCTAAAAGAAATTAATTTATCTCCCTCTCGTATAATGGTCATGACGGATGAAGTCGTGCTTTCTTATTACGAATCATATATTCAAGAGGCTTCGAAGCAATTGGATTGTCCTGTTCATTTTTTCGTCATACCAAACGGAGAATCACAAAAATCGTTTGAGCGATATTATGAAGCGCAAACTTTTGCTTTAGAAAAGGGATTGGATCGGAAGTCAGCCATTTTGGCAATCGGTGGTGGAGTAATTGGTGATCTTGCTGGGTTTGTTGCAGCAACTTACATGAGGGGAATTCCTTTTATTCAAATACCGACAACATTATTAGCTCATGATAGTGCAGTGGGTGGGAAAGTGGCGATTAACCATCCTTTAGGGAAGAATATGATCGGTGCGTTTCATCAGCCTCATGCTGTTCTTTTTGATGTGTCCTATTTAAAAACGCTTCCGCTAAAAGAATGGAGAAGTGGATTTGCCGAAGTGATAAAACATGGATTGATTCAAAATAAAAGCTTTGTTGAAGAGTTAGAAGAAGAGATCCATTCATTACAGACAATCACAATGAAACAGGCAATGTATTGTATTGAAATAGGAATTTCGATAAAAGCGCACATTGTAGAGCAGGATGAACAAGAAGAAGGAGTTCGTGCATTCTTAAATTTTGGTCATACGTTAGGGCATGCCATTGAAGCGAGCTTAGGGTATGGAAAAATAACACATGGTGAAGCGGTTACCATCGGTATGCTTTTTGCATTATATGTAAGTGAGAAAGTTTACGGTATAGACCTATGCTATGACAAATGGAAAAGTTGGTTTAATATCCTAGGTTATCCAACGACCATTCCGGCCCATATTACGAACGAACAACTCGTTACAAAAATGACGAGTGATAAAAAGGCAATTGAAGGTCAAATACGCTTTGTTTTATTAAAAGCGATAAGCGAGCCGATCGTAACACCGATTCAAACGAAAGAGATTTTAACTTTATTAGACGAGTGGAGAATGGAGGAGTCACAATGA
- the aroH gene encoding chorismate mutase: MIRGIRGAITVEENEANSIIEATEKLIKRMVNENEIKPDYIASVFISATNDLNASFPARALRNFSGWSFVPVTCMQEMAVPGSLEKCVRVMMHVETNKAQKDIKHVYLEGAKNLRPDLIDN, translated from the coding sequence ATGATTCGTGGAATTCGAGGCGCAATAACGGTAGAAGAAAACGAAGCGAATTCAATCATTGAGGCGACTGAGAAGCTTATTAAAAGAATGGTTAACGAAAATGAAATTAAGCCGGACTATATTGCTTCAGTTTTTATATCGGCTACAAATGATTTAAACGCTTCATTTCCGGCGAGGGCTTTACGTAACTTTTCGGGATGGTCTTTCGTACCTGTGACATGTATGCAAGAGATGGCCGTACCTGGAAGTTTGGAGAAGTGCGTTCGAGTTATGATGCATGTAGAAACGAATAAAGCTCAAAAAGATATTAAACATGTTTATTTAGAAGGTGCGAAAAATTTACGACCGGATTTAATTGACAATTAA
- the trpE gene encoding anthranilate synthase component I, translating to MFETSFEDFAQDQKLYKTIPIISHVHVDTLTPIDIFHALQDEAVFILESHDQESTWSNFSFIGLNPLYFIREKMNQFVFENRQEEVLFTSHSISELFQRIEQTLHVKKPKLNIPFIGGAVGSIGYEAVTLFEKVPNHSKSDVQRTKCELLLCETIIAFDHHKKQMTIIHYETVDGIETNEKIKEIYAAATEKVVSLHRKLKQRTRLEQPFIHTDTSPVSFESFSSNYKKTSFMNDVEKIKEYIRSGDIFQAVLSQRFEKKVTVSAFQLYRALRIVNPSPYLFYIKLSNEELIGSSPERLIHVLGDHLEIHPIAGTRRRGNSNEEDQQLATQLIQDKKELAEHYMLVDLARNDIGRVASYGSVQTPQLLELTYFSHVMHLISKVTGRLKEDIHPMDALISSFPAGTVSGAPKVRAMQILHELEPTARGSYAGCVAYIGFDGNIDSCITIRTISLQNGVAYVQAGAGIVADSKPELEWKETINKASALIKTIEIAEQTFKTEGEGSNEKHSEKVY from the coding sequence ATGTTTGAAACTTCCTTTGAAGATTTCGCACAAGATCAAAAGCTATATAAAACGATACCAATTATTTCTCATGTGCATGTCGATACGTTAACTCCGATTGATATTTTTCATGCATTACAAGATGAGGCAGTTTTTATTTTGGAAAGTCATGACCAAGAATCAACATGGTCTAACTTTTCTTTTATCGGTTTAAATCCACTTTATTTCATTCGAGAAAAAATGAATCAGTTTGTGTTTGAAAATCGGCAAGAAGAGGTTCTTTTTACTAGCCATTCGATTTCTGAGCTGTTTCAACGAATCGAACAAACACTTCATGTAAAGAAACCGAAATTAAATATTCCATTCATCGGAGGAGCTGTCGGAAGTATAGGATATGAGGCGGTTACTCTATTTGAGAAAGTACCGAATCATTCTAAAAGTGATGTACAGCGAACGAAATGTGAGTTGCTCTTGTGTGAAACGATAATAGCTTTTGATCACCATAAGAAACAGATGACGATTATTCATTACGAAACGGTAGACGGGATAGAAACAAACGAAAAAATAAAAGAAATATATGCGGCTGCAACCGAAAAAGTTGTCAGCTTGCACAGGAAACTCAAACAGAGAACCCGCTTAGAACAACCGTTTATTCATACAGATACGTCACCTGTTTCATTCGAATCCTTTTCCTCTAATTATAAAAAAACTTCGTTTATGAATGATGTTGAGAAAATCAAAGAATACATTCGTAGCGGTGATATATTTCAAGCCGTATTGTCACAGCGATTTGAAAAAAAAGTGACCGTTTCTGCATTTCAACTATATCGTGCTTTGCGGATTGTAAATCCCTCACCGTACTTATTTTATATAAAACTATCAAATGAAGAATTAATCGGTAGTTCGCCGGAACGTCTTATTCATGTCCTAGGTGATCATTTAGAAATCCATCCGATTGCTGGTACTAGAAGAAGAGGCAATTCTAATGAAGAAGATCAACAGCTTGCAACGCAATTGATTCAAGATAAGAAGGAATTAGCTGAGCATTATATGCTCGTTGATTTAGCTCGAAATGATATCGGTAGAGTGGCCTCATATGGATCGGTACAAACACCGCAATTACTTGAGTTAACTTATTTTTCACACGTTATGCATTTAATATCGAAAGTTACTGGGCGGCTTAAAGAAGATATACATCCAATGGATGCGCTTATTTCCTCGTTTCCAGCAGGAACTGTATCTGGTGCACCAAAAGTAAGAGCAATGCAAATTTTACATGAGCTTGAACCGACTGCAAGGGGAAGCTATGCAGGGTGTGTAGCTTACATTGGTTTTGATGGAAATATTGATAGCTGTATTACCATTCGAACCATTTCCCTTCAAAACGGAGTTGCGTACGTTCAGGCTGGTGCTGGAATTGTTGCAGATTCAAAACCAGAATTAGAATGGAAAGAAACAATAAACAAGGCAAGCGCGCTTATTAAAACGATTGAAATCGCTGAGCAAACATTCAAGACGGAAGGAGAGGGTTCGAATGAAAAGCATTCTGAAAAAGTGTATTGA
- the trpD gene encoding anthranilate phosphoribosyltransferase, protein MKSILKKCIEGDTLSQLQAEEAMDAMMQGEATDSQIASLVSILRFRGETVDELIGFAKAMKKHMIQIDGMENVIDTCGTGGDGANTFNISTASAILTSSLGVKVAKHGNRSVSSKSGSADVLEYLNIPIQSSPEEARVAIEQSNMSFLYAPLYHSSMRYVAKTRKEIGFRTFFNLLGPLVNPAKAKKQVIGVYSLSYAQKLAHALQHSDSEHVLFVTGNDGLDEMTITGKTNVIEVRNGTIQSYEITPEQMGLSRGELKDIQVQNVQESAELIERIFRNEANEAARNIVLLNASAALYVAGAVRNLHQGVAMAKKALEDGVALRHLQALQVRKEEKYA, encoded by the coding sequence ATGAAAAGCATTCTGAAAAAGTGTATTGAAGGTGATACGCTATCACAATTACAAGCCGAAGAGGCGATGGATGCCATGATGCAAGGGGAAGCAACGGATAGTCAAATTGCAAGTCTCGTATCGATTTTGCGTTTCCGTGGTGAAACCGTTGATGAGTTAATTGGATTCGCAAAAGCGATGAAAAAACATATGATTCAAATTGATGGAATGGAAAATGTTATTGATACCTGCGGAACGGGTGGTGATGGTGCAAATACATTTAACATATCTACTGCATCCGCCATTTTAACTTCTTCTTTAGGCGTAAAAGTGGCGAAACATGGAAATCGTTCGGTTTCTTCCAAAAGTGGTAGCGCAGATGTGCTGGAATATTTAAACATTCCTATACAGTCTTCACCTGAAGAAGCACGTGTCGCGATCGAGCAATCCAATATGAGCTTTTTATATGCGCCTCTTTATCACTCTTCAATGAGATATGTAGCGAAGACGAGAAAGGAAATAGGATTTCGAACATTTTTTAATTTATTAGGACCTCTAGTGAATCCTGCAAAGGCAAAAAAGCAAGTAATAGGTGTATATTCTCTTTCATACGCTCAAAAGCTCGCACATGCGTTGCAGCATTCTGACTCAGAGCATGTACTCTTTGTGACAGGAAACGACGGATTGGATGAAATGACTATTACAGGAAAGACAAATGTTATTGAAGTGCGGAACGGAACGATACAATCATACGAAATAACTCCTGAGCAAATGGGCTTATCGCGTGGGGAGTTAAAGGACATACAAGTTCAAAATGTTCAAGAAAGTGCCGAGCTAATTGAACGGATTTTCCGAAATGAAGCAAATGAAGCTGCACGTAACATCGTCTTGTTAAATGCGAGCGCTGCTCTATATGTTGCCGGGGCTGTACGCAATTTACATCAAGGAGTTGCAATGGCAAAGAAAGCACTCGAAGATGGGGTCGCCCTTCGCCACTTACAAGCATTACAAGTAAGAAAGGAAGAGAAATATGCTTGA
- the trpC gene encoding indole-3-glycerol phosphate synthase TrpC yields MLEEILRVKEEEVKQIKLEKHGNHVPKRSFYDALKNPKRFIGLIAEIKKASPSKGLIQQNFNHETTALQYEKAGADCLSVLTDERFFKGHKTYLQDVKRLVNIPILRKDFIIDEIQIEESKQIGADAILLIAEALSPKKLKALHEVAMSYELDVLVEVHSNTSLQRILDQFTPKIIGINNRDLTSFHTTVEHTEKIISNVPKESIVVSESGIFTKEDLDFVFKCGANAVLVGESLMRKSNQCQAIHELFGENVNVK; encoded by the coding sequence ATGCTTGAAGAAATATTACGTGTGAAAGAAGAAGAAGTAAAACAGATTAAGCTCGAAAAACATGGGAATCATGTTCCGAAACGATCGTTTTACGATGCGTTAAAAAATCCGAAACGATTTATTGGTTTAATAGCAGAAATAAAAAAAGCATCTCCTTCCAAAGGGCTTATTCAGCAAAATTTTAACCATGAAACGACGGCTTTACAGTATGAAAAAGCTGGAGCAGATTGCTTGTCTGTTTTAACGGATGAACGTTTTTTTAAAGGGCATAAGACATATTTACAAGATGTAAAGCGATTGGTAAATATCCCTATTTTACGAAAGGACTTTATTATAGATGAAATTCAAATAGAAGAATCAAAGCAAATAGGAGCAGATGCGATTTTACTCATTGCAGAGGCTCTTTCGCCTAAAAAACTTAAAGCTTTGCATGAAGTGGCCATGTCATATGAGCTTGATGTATTAGTAGAAGTTCATTCGAATACATCATTACAACGTATTTTAGATCAATTCACTCCAAAAATCATTGGCATCAATAATCGAGATTTAACATCATTTCACACGACGGTGGAGCATACAGAGAAGATTATCTCAAATGTTCCGAAGGAGTCGATTGTCGTAAGTGAGAGCGGTATTTTTACAAAAGAAGATTTAGATTTCGTATTCAAATGTGGAGCAAATGCAGTGCTAGTTGGGGAATCGTTAATGAGAAAATCGAATCAATGTCAAGCTATCCACGAATTGTTTGGAGAGAATGTCAATGTCAAATAA
- a CDS encoding phosphoribosylanthranilate isomerase, with translation MSNKVEVKICGNQSLQDVQNVVELGFDYVGFVFAKSKRRVHPSEVKKWIKNIPEEIQTVGVFVNPTLEDLQNFLEEVPLDIVQLHGKETPSFVQEVVQNLPQRVWKALHYHEHILEEMERFKDVDGFVIDSSVKGQFGGTGKTFNWDNVREYQAFADEKQKKLFIAGGINPENVHDLLQKEISGIDLASGVEVNSQKNKSLLRLLKERVEKTHVS, from the coding sequence ATGTCAAATAAAGTTGAAGTAAAAATTTGCGGGAATCAAAGTTTACAAGATGTTCAAAACGTAGTGGAGTTAGGCTTTGATTATGTAGGATTCGTTTTTGCCAAGAGCAAAAGGAGAGTACATCCATCTGAAGTGAAAAAGTGGATAAAAAATATACCCGAAGAAATTCAGACCGTTGGTGTTTTTGTAAACCCTACATTGGAGGATTTACAGAATTTTTTAGAAGAGGTTCCACTAGATATTGTTCAGTTACACGGCAAGGAAACACCATCATTTGTTCAAGAAGTAGTTCAAAATTTACCACAACGAGTTTGGAAGGCTCTTCATTATCATGAGCATATTCTTGAGGAGATGGAGCGTTTCAAAGATGTAGATGGATTTGTTATTGATAGTTCGGTAAAAGGACAATTTGGAGGAACGGGCAAAACCTTTAATTGGGATAATGTTCGTGAATATCAAGCCTTTGCAGATGAAAAACAGAAAAAGTTATTCATTGCAGGAGGGATTAATCCAGAAAATGTTCACGACTTACTACAAAAAGAGATATCGGGCATTGATTTAGCAAGTGGTGTAGAGGTGAACAGTCAAAAAAATAAATCCTTGTTACGATTGTTAAAAGAAAGGGTGGAAAAGACTCATGTATCCTGA
- the trpB gene encoding tryptophan synthase subunit beta, giving the protein MYPDTFGRFGEFGGKYVPETLMQPLFEIELALKEALEDDSFRKEYLKLLNEYTGRPTALTFANGLTNHVGGAKIYLKREDLNHTGAHKINNAIGQALLAKRMGKTKIIAETGAGQHGVAAATVAAKFGLECKVFMGEEDVKRQRLNVFRMKLLGAEVISVTSGNKTLKDATNEAIRYWVANCDDHFYMIGSVVGPHPYPYMVREFQRVIGDEAKKQFTERTGTLPTKVIACVGGGSNAIGMFSSFIDENVELIGVEASGKGINTPEHAATITKGSKGVIHGSLTYLLQDEFGQIIEPYSISAGLDYPGVGPEHAYLASINRVQYEHASDEEALEALKLLNRTEGILCAIESAHAVAKAIEMAKNMNEEEAILICLSGRGDKDVHTLMDYVEGGEFHVEQI; this is encoded by the coding sequence ATGTATCCTGATACATTTGGACGATTTGGTGAATTCGGAGGAAAGTACGTACCTGAAACATTAATGCAACCTTTATTTGAAATCGAATTAGCATTAAAAGAGGCGTTGGAAGATGACTCTTTTCGAAAAGAATATCTAAAACTATTAAATGAGTATACAGGGCGCCCTACCGCTTTAACCTTTGCAAATGGATTAACAAACCATGTAGGTGGAGCAAAAATTTATTTAAAACGAGAAGATTTGAATCATACAGGAGCTCATAAAATAAACAATGCAATAGGGCAGGCCCTCCTTGCGAAACGTATGGGGAAAACGAAAATCATTGCAGAAACAGGAGCCGGTCAACACGGTGTGGCAGCGGCAACCGTTGCTGCAAAATTTGGCTTAGAATGCAAAGTTTTTATGGGAGAAGAAGATGTCAAACGTCAACGCTTGAATGTATTTAGAATGAAGTTGCTTGGAGCAGAAGTGATTTCCGTAACAAGTGGTAATAAGACATTAAAAGATGCCACTAATGAAGCGATTCGGTACTGGGTTGCTAATTGTGATGACCATTTTTATATGATTGGTTCAGTAGTTGGCCCACATCCATATCCTTATATGGTACGAGAATTTCAACGTGTAATTGGAGATGAAGCGAAAAAACAATTTACCGAACGAACGGGTACGTTACCTACGAAAGTCATTGCATGTGTTGGAGGAGGAAGTAATGCGATTGGAATGTTTTCTAGTTTTATCGATGAAAATGTAGAATTAATTGGCGTTGAGGCGAGCGGAAAAGGAATCAACACTCCTGAACATGCTGCGACCATTACAAAAGGTTCTAAAGGTGTTATCCATGGATCCTTAACATATTTACTGCAAGATGAATTTGGGCAAATCATTGAACCATATTCCATTTCAGCTGGTTTAGATTATCCAGGTGTAGGGCCGGAACATGCGTATTTAGCTTCAATAAATCGAGTCCAATATGAGCATGCATCAGACGAAGAGGCGCTAGAAGCATTAAAATTACTAAATCGAACAGAAGGAATTTTATGTGCGATTGAATCGGCTCATGCTGTAGCAAAAGCAATCGAAATGGCTAAAAATATGAACGAAGAAGAAGCGATATTAATTTGTTTATCTGGACGGGGAGATAAAGATGTTCATACTTTAATGGATTATGTTGAAGGGGGAGAGTTTCATGTTGAACAAATATAA
- the trpA gene encoding tryptophan synthase subunit alpha, translating into MLNKYKKEEKHFIPFIMAGDPSESITIDLALQLQKKGASVLELGVPYSDPLADGPVIQRASLRARKNGMNIVKAIELGKKLKENGLKIPIILFTYFNPVLKLGTNRFFALMQQNDIDGLLIPDLPFEESEEVRRNCEVNGIDFISMVAPTSEKRIEMIAQNATGFLYCVSSLGVTGERSQFNHEIQSFLQKVKTITSIPVVVGFGVSNRKQVESFYRMSDGVVVGSAIIRKIEELLPLLQDEDTKQKGLLQFELFLDDLLNIKGRRGVSHESERTVNEVEPLPTGKAD; encoded by the coding sequence ATGTTGAACAAATATAAAAAGGAAGAAAAGCATTTTATTCCATTCATTATGGCAGGAGACCCATCAGAATCAATTACGATAGACTTAGCCCTTCAACTTCAAAAGAAAGGTGCATCTGTATTGGAACTAGGGGTTCCGTATTCAGATCCATTAGCCGATGGTCCAGTTATTCAGCGTGCATCTTTACGAGCAAGAAAAAATGGCATGAACATTGTCAAAGCAATAGAACTTGGTAAAAAATTAAAAGAAAATGGTTTGAAAATTCCGATTATCCTCTTTACTTATTTTAATCCTGTGTTAAAATTAGGAACAAATCGCTTTTTTGCTTTAATGCAACAAAATGATATTGATGGATTGTTAATTCCAGATTTACCTTTTGAAGAGAGTGAAGAAGTACGTAGAAATTGTGAAGTCAATGGCATTGATTTTATTTCTATGGTGGCACCAACTTCCGAAAAAAGGATTGAAATGATAGCCCAAAACGCAACTGGCTTTTTATATTGTGTATCTTCTTTAGGTGTTACGGGTGAGCGTTCTCAATTCAATCATGAAATACAGTCATTTTTACAGAAGGTGAAGACAATAACAAGTATTCCGGTTGTTGTCGGGTTTGGTGTATCCAATCGTAAACAAGTGGAATCATTTTATCGAATGAGCGATGGAGTGGTCGTTGGAAGTGCCATCATCCGAAAAATAGAGGAGCTTCTTCCATTACTTCAAGATGAGGATACGAAGCAAAAAGGCCTCTTACAGTTTGAACTATTTTTAGATGATCTCCTAAACATAAAGGGTAGAAGAGGTGTCTCGCATGAAAGTGAAAGAACAGTTAACGAAGTTGAACCCTTACCAACCGGGAAAGCCGATTGA